In one Erythrobacteraceae bacterium WH01K genomic region, the following are encoded:
- a CDS encoding GNAT family N-acetyltransferase has translation MATSNKARLEVRQARPADVRAIADLVRRAYTDLPAYTHGEIRGQLNNYPEGCFVAKLDGKLVGYCASMRLSERVAFSNGSWDELTGNGFGSRHNAKGSWLYGYEMCVDPKTRGTRIGRRLYEERRALAERLELDGIVFGGRMPGLARAMRRKRDHAETPQDYLDMVLDSKIHDPVLRFQLANGFEPQGIIENYLPEDKQSKAFAVRMVWRNPYVDSDAPKSHRVPRDVESVRIATCQLQARAVSDFDEFMRQVRYFVDVAADYEADFIVFPELFTLMLLSAEEEELSPMEAIEALSKYTPKIRTALSEMALNYNINIIGGSHPTRLDDGDIHNIAYVCLRDGSIHSQEKIHPTPNEAYWWNIKGGDSIDAIQTDCGPIGVLICYDSEFPELARRLVDEGARIIFVPFCTDSRQGYMRVRYCAAARAIENQCYVVMSGNVGNLPNVANMDIQYAQSCILTPCDFPFARDGIAAEASENVETLTISDVNLADLSWARAEGTVQNLADRRFDLYRIEWDKRVGQVSPRIGEDQDGEAQPMGRHSPGGG, from the coding sequence ATGGCGACAAGCAACAAGGCCCGGCTGGAAGTCCGGCAGGCGCGCCCGGCAGACGTGCGCGCCATCGCCGACCTCGTGCGCCGGGCCTATACCGACCTGCCCGCCTACACGCATGGCGAAATCCGCGGGCAGCTCAACAATTATCCCGAAGGCTGCTTCGTCGCCAAGCTGGATGGCAAGCTCGTCGGCTATTGCGCGTCGATGCGGTTGTCGGAGCGTGTCGCCTTCTCGAACGGCAGCTGGGACGAGTTGACCGGCAACGGATTCGGCAGCCGCCACAACGCGAAAGGCTCGTGGCTCTACGGTTACGAGATGTGCGTCGATCCCAAGACCCGGGGCACGCGCATCGGGCGAAGGCTGTATGAAGAGCGCCGCGCCCTGGCCGAGCGGCTGGAACTGGACGGCATCGTCTTCGGTGGCCGGATGCCGGGGCTCGCGCGCGCGATGCGCCGCAAGAGGGACCACGCCGAAACGCCGCAGGACTATCTCGACATGGTCCTCGATTCGAAGATCCACGACCCCGTTCTGCGGTTCCAGCTCGCCAACGGGTTCGAACCGCAGGGGATCATCGAGAACTACCTGCCTGAGGACAAGCAGAGCAAGGCGTTCGCCGTCCGCATGGTCTGGCGCAACCCCTATGTCGACAGCGACGCACCCAAGAGTCACCGCGTGCCGCGCGACGTGGAAAGCGTTCGCATCGCGACCTGCCAGCTGCAGGCACGCGCGGTGTCCGACTTCGACGAATTCATGCGGCAGGTCCGGTATTTCGTCGATGTGGCAGCGGATTACGAGGCGGACTTCATCGTCTTTCCCGAACTCTTTACCCTGATGCTGCTGAGCGCAGAGGAAGAGGAACTCAGCCCGATGGAAGCCATCGAGGCGCTGAGCAAGTACACGCCGAAAATCCGCACCGCGCTGAGCGAGATGGCGCTCAACTACAACATCAACATTATCGGCGGTTCGCACCCGACCCGCCTCGATGACGGCGACATCCACAATATCGCCTATGTCTGCCTGCGCGACGGCTCGATCCATTCGCAGGAAAAGATCCACCCCACGCCCAACGAAGCGTATTGGTGGAACATCAAGGGCGGCGACAGCATCGATGCGATCCAGACCGATTGCGGGCCGATCGGCGTCCTCATCTGCTACGACAGCGAATTTCCCGAGCTCGCCCGCCGATTGGTCGACGAAGGCGCGCGCATCATCTTCGTGCCGTTCTGCACCGACAGCCGGCAGGGCTATATGCGCGTGCGCTATTGCGCGGCGGCCCGGGCGATCGAGAACCAGTGCTACGTCGTCATGTCGGGCAATGTTGGCAATCTGCCAAACGTCGCCAACATGGATATCCAGTATGCGCAGAGCTGCATCCTGACGCCGTGCGATTTTCCCTTCGCACGTGACGGCATCGCGGCAGAGGCGAGCGAGAATGTCGAGACGCTGACCATCAGCGACGTCAATCTGGCCGATCTCAGCTGGGCCCGCGCCGAAGGGACAGTGCAGAATCTCGCCGACCGCCGGTTCGATCTTTACCGCATCGAATGGGACAAGCGTGTGGGGCAGGTTTCGCCGCGCATCGGGGAAGACCAGGACGGCGAGGCCCAGCCCATGGGTCGCCATTCGCCCGGCGGTGGCTAA
- a CDS encoding cation:proton antiporter, which yields MAGEITLSPVLSDALVILGAAGIVIPVFARFRITPVIGFILIGILVGPFGLGKLTYDVDWLRHITISDPEALEPFAEFGIILLLFTIGLELSFKRLWQMRKLVFGLGSLELLLGGSIIAIVLAMMGQYWSGAMALGLALAMSSTAIVLPISGTKSPVGRAALSMLLFEDIAIVPIIFLLGALAPYAQSDGLTGLVDTLWQGGLVIVVLLVFGRIALPRLFAQAARTKSPELFLAASLLVVIGASLATALVGLSPIVGALIAGLLIAETEYHSEVEDIMEPFKGLALGVFLITVGMSIDLLSIWSNLFPILSAVVLVLTFKALLTGLLLRSMGARRSTAAETGILMASPSETTLIVISAAGSAMLIQPGTAQFWQIVTAIGLTITPLLAMLGRAIGRRVEPIPELPEEDEGEDKVIIIGAGRVGRLVADMLKRHDRAYIALDSNSDLIEEARREGFRATFGDAVRGKALDHLGIEHATALVLTMDEPVLAERLTRNLRARYPDLLIVARARDGEHAAALYRAGASHAVPETLESSLQLSEAVLADIGVAMGPVIASIHEKRDEFRAAIQEGAALDHKPKLRTSTADG from the coding sequence ATGGCTGGCGAGATTACCCTATCCCCCGTTCTGTCCGACGCTCTCGTCATTCTCGGCGCGGCTGGCATCGTCATTCCGGTATTCGCACGGTTTCGCATCACTCCCGTGATCGGCTTCATCCTGATCGGCATCCTGGTGGGGCCGTTCGGCTTGGGGAAGCTGACCTACGATGTGGACTGGCTGAGACACATAACGATCTCGGATCCGGAGGCGCTGGAGCCCTTCGCAGAGTTCGGAATCATCCTGCTCCTGTTCACCATCGGACTGGAACTTTCGTTCAAGCGATTGTGGCAGATGCGAAAGCTGGTTTTCGGCCTCGGTTCGCTGGAGCTGCTCCTGGGGGGCAGCATCATTGCCATCGTGCTCGCGATGATGGGGCAATACTGGTCGGGCGCCATGGCGCTGGGGCTCGCCCTCGCCATGTCTTCGACCGCCATCGTCCTGCCGATCTCCGGCACGAAGTCGCCCGTGGGCCGCGCCGCGCTGTCCATGCTGCTGTTCGAAGATATCGCCATCGTGCCGATCATCTTCCTGCTCGGCGCGCTCGCTCCTTACGCACAGAGCGACGGCCTGACAGGCCTCGTCGACACGCTTTGGCAGGGCGGCCTTGTCATCGTCGTCCTGCTGGTATTCGGACGTATCGCCCTTCCCCGGCTATTCGCGCAGGCTGCTCGCACGAAAAGCCCGGAACTGTTTCTCGCGGCCAGCCTCCTTGTCGTTATCGGCGCGAGCCTTGCGACGGCGCTGGTCGGCCTGTCGCCCATCGTCGGCGCGCTGATCGCCGGCCTGCTGATTGCCGAGACCGAGTACCACTCGGAAGTCGAAGACATCATGGAACCGTTCAAGGGGCTGGCCCTCGGCGTATTCCTGATCACGGTAGGCATGAGCATCGACCTGCTCAGCATCTGGAGCAATTTGTTCCCCATCCTGTCGGCAGTCGTCCTGGTTCTCACCTTCAAGGCATTGCTGACCGGCCTTCTCCTTCGCAGCATGGGTGCGCGGCGCAGCACCGCGGCAGAAACCGGCATCCTGATGGCCAGCCCGTCGGAGACCACGCTCATCGTGATCTCCGCTGCCGGGTCGGCGATGTTGATCCAGCCCGGCACCGCGCAATTCTGGCAGATTGTCACGGCCATCGGCCTGACTATCACGCCCCTTCTCGCCATGCTTGGCCGGGCCATCGGACGACGGGTCGAGCCCATTCCCGAATTGCCGGAAGAGGATGAGGGGGAAGACAAGGTCATCATCATTGGCGCTGGCCGCGTCGGGCGACTGGTGGCCGATATGCTGAAGCGTCACGACCGCGCCTATATCGCGCTCGATTCCAATTCAGACCTTATCGAAGAGGCAAGGCGCGAAGGATTCCGGGCAACCTTCGGCGACGCGGTCCGTGGCAAGGCGCTGGATCATCTCGGCATCGAACATGCAACTGCGCTGGTGCTGACCATGGACGAGCCCGTGCTGGCCGAGCGGCTGACCCGCAATCTGCGCGCACGTTATCCCGACCTTCTGATCGTCGCCCGCGCCCGCGATGGCGAGCACGCGGCAGCCCTGTACCGGGCAGGTGCAAGTCATGCAGTGCCCGAAACACTCGAGAGCTCGCTGCAGCTCTCGGAAGCGGTGCTAGCCGATATCGGCGTCGCAATGGGTCCGGTCATCGCGTCGATCCACGAGAAGCGCGACGAGTTTCGTGCAGCGATCCAGGAAGGCGCGGCGCTTGATCACAAGCCCAAACTGCGGACCAGTACGGCCGACGGCTAA